A genomic segment from Dermatobacter hominis encodes:
- a CDS encoding DUF3499 family protein, which produces MSRSCARPGCGRPAVATLSYAYADGVVWLEDLAAEDHPMVHDLCAQHADGVRVPNGWELRDERRGAALPQHGQLDLIGA; this is translated from the coding sequence GTGAGCAGGAGCTGCGCCCGACCCGGATGCGGCCGCCCCGCGGTCGCCACCCTGTCCTACGCGTACGCGGACGGGGTCGTGTGGCTCGAGGACCTCGCGGCCGAGGACCACCCGATGGTCCACGACCTGTGCGCCCAGCACGCCGACGGCGTGCGCGTCCCGAACGGCTGGGAGCTCCGCGACGAGCGCCGTGGTGCCGCGCTGCCCCAGCACGGGCAGCTCGACCTGATCGGGGCCTGA
- a CDS encoding glycosyltransferase — MQLFRRFLLVGALATVVDVGLFVFLRQDAGWPVPVADAVAVATATLVSWLLHGSVTFPGDPRIRWYRRPGPYVGSSVLALGIDVAVVTLLDLLLDPRRGWALLVIKLPALLVAFLVRTANYRRFMYDTVRDDQRAPAHRPPPSARYRLAVVIPAFREADRIASTIERVRSDLSGPVGEGGLQVVVVDDGSDDDTADRARAAGADVVIRQTPNRGKGAAVRAGMLAAEGRTVAFTDADLSYPPEQLLGFLEAIEGGWDVAVGSRQHQATMTVVRAGRLREVGGRIVNVFTGIVLLGRYRDTQCGLKAMRADVARLVFSRTRIDGFAFDVELFHLVERYRLTLTEVPVHVVNSSRSTVHVVRDAGRLVRDLFRVRAFARLGDYELDGDDGLPPAATAGQVA, encoded by the coding sequence GTGCAGCTCTTCCGGCGCTTCCTGCTGGTCGGTGCGCTGGCCACGGTCGTCGACGTCGGCCTGTTCGTGTTCCTGCGCCAGGACGCGGGGTGGCCGGTGCCGGTGGCCGATGCCGTGGCGGTGGCCACCGCGACGCTCGTGTCGTGGCTGCTGCACGGCTCGGTCACCTTCCCCGGCGACCCGAGGATCCGCTGGTACCGCCGGCCCGGCCCCTACGTGGGCTCGTCGGTGCTCGCACTCGGCATCGACGTGGCGGTCGTGACGCTGCTCGACCTCCTGCTCGACCCGCGCCGGGGCTGGGCGCTGCTCGTCATCAAGCTGCCGGCGCTGCTCGTCGCGTTCCTCGTGCGCACGGCGAACTACCGGCGCTTCATGTACGACACGGTGCGCGACGACCAGCGCGCCCCGGCCCACCGTCCGCCGCCCTCGGCCCGGTACCGGTTGGCGGTCGTGATCCCGGCGTTCCGTGAGGCCGACCGGATCGCCTCGACCATCGAGCGGGTGCGGTCCGACCTGTCGGGGCCGGTCGGCGAGGGCGGGCTGCAGGTCGTGGTGGTCGACGACGGCTCCGACGACGACACCGCCGACCGCGCCCGCGCCGCCGGCGCCGACGTCGTGATCCGCCAGACGCCCAACCGGGGCAAGGGCGCCGCGGTCCGGGCGGGCATGCTCGCCGCCGAGGGGCGCACGGTGGCGTTCACCGACGCCGACCTGTCGTACCCGCCTGAGCAGCTGCTCGGGTTCCTCGAGGCGATCGAGGGCGGGTGGGACGTGGCGGTGGGGAGCCGCCAGCACCAGGCCACCATGACCGTCGTCCGGGCGGGCCGTCTGCGGGAGGTCGGCGGCCGGATCGTCAACGTCTTCACGGGCATCGTGCTGCTCGGGCGCTACCGGGACACGCAGTGCGGGCTCAAGGCCATGCGGGCCGACGTGGCCCGGCTGGTGTTCTCCCGGACCCGCATCGACGGGTTCGCGTTCGACGTGGAGCTGTTCCACCTCGTCGAGCGCTACCGGTTGACGCTGACGGAGGTGCCGGTGCACGTCGTCAACAGCAGCCGGTCCACCGTGCACGTCGTGCGCGACGCGGGCCGACTGGTCCGGGACCTGTTCCGGGTGCGGGCCTTCGCCCGGCTCGGCGACTACGAGCTCGACGGTGACGACGGCCTCCCGCCGGCGGCCACCGCCGGTCAGGTCGCCTGA
- the ftsH gene encoding ATP-dependent zinc metalloprotease FtsH, with protein MPPEQNDNQQQPGKARANGLPSWLLWVLVAIVGLTVISALSLNSAQQQQIAFSEFTSQVQDGKIKTVTWNNVDQSITGTTKSGEDFVTTAPAQEQPTPELLQEMDEQGVEVDFSTPTPNLFVQMLPLLLPLGLIVGFFIWMNRRAQGQMSGIMSIGRSRAKTYTTERPATLFTDVAGYDGVKTEIREVVDFLKEPERFLEIGAKIPKGVLLVGPPGTGKTLIARAVAGEAGVPFLSVSGSDFMEMFVGVGASRVRDLFESARKHGRAIIFIDEIDSVGRKRGAGLGGGHDEREQTLNQMLSEMDGFEGTDGVVMIAATNRPDILDPALLRPGRFDRQVVVPLPELDDRKAILAVHVRHKKLAPDVDLDLVARGTPGMSGADLANLVNESALTAVRRGSKVVEMHDFEDARDRVLMGQRRESMVLSDQEKEMTAYHEAGHALCAALLPHADPVHKVTILPRGMALGVTQQLPEEEKHSYSQEFLEESIIVAMGGRVAEELVFDHRSTGAANDLQVSTERARKMVTEFGMSDEIGPRAWGTSGPVFLGDDFGHQREYSEDTARAIDAEVERLLRQGEDRCRDLLTRNRKALDLITKVLLEQETISGSEVNRLIRVANGTEPDLPAPTPPPAQPTPPVGGTPAPVPPPVPPHLAPTPRPNVLPTQPFTGDAGA; from the coding sequence ATGCCTCCCGAGCAGAACGACAACCAGCAGCAGCCCGGCAAGGCCCGAGCCAACGGACTCCCCTCCTGGCTCCTCTGGGTGCTCGTGGCCATCGTCGGCCTGACCGTGATCAGCGCCCTGTCGCTCAACTCGGCCCAGCAGCAGCAGATCGCCTTCTCCGAGTTCACCTCGCAGGTGCAGGACGGCAAGATCAAGACCGTCACCTGGAACAACGTCGACCAGTCGATCACGGGCACGACCAAGTCCGGCGAGGACTTCGTGACGACGGCGCCGGCCCAGGAGCAGCCGACCCCCGAGCTGCTCCAGGAGATGGACGAACAGGGCGTCGAGGTCGACTTCTCCACGCCGACGCCGAACCTGTTCGTCCAAATGCTGCCGCTGCTGCTGCCGCTGGGGCTCATCGTCGGGTTCTTCATCTGGATGAACCGCCGGGCCCAGGGCCAGATGAGCGGGATCATGTCGATCGGCCGGTCGCGGGCCAAGACGTACACGACCGAGCGCCCCGCCACGCTGTTCACCGACGTCGCCGGCTACGACGGCGTGAAGACCGAGATCCGGGAGGTCGTCGACTTCCTGAAGGAGCCCGAGCGGTTCCTCGAGATCGGCGCCAAGATCCCGAAGGGCGTCCTGCTCGTCGGTCCCCCCGGGACCGGCAAGACCCTCATCGCCCGAGCCGTCGCCGGTGAGGCGGGCGTGCCGTTCCTGTCGGTCTCCGGCTCGGACTTCATGGAGATGTTCGTCGGCGTCGGCGCCAGCCGCGTCCGCGACCTGTTCGAGTCCGCTCGGAAGCACGGCCGGGCCATCATCTTCATCGACGAGATCGACTCCGTGGGCCGCAAGCGGGGCGCCGGCCTGGGTGGCGGCCACGACGAGCGGGAGCAGACGCTCAACCAGATGCTGTCGGAGATGGACGGCTTCGAGGGCACCGACGGCGTGGTCATGATCGCCGCCACCAACCGGCCCGACATCCTCGACCCGGCGCTCCTGCGCCCGGGCCGCTTCGACCGCCAGGTCGTGGTCCCGCTCCCCGAGCTGGACGACCGCAAGGCGATCCTCGCCGTGCACGTCCGGCACAAGAAGCTGGCCCCCGACGTCGACCTCGACCTCGTCGCCCGCGGCACGCCGGGCATGTCGGGCGCCGATCTGGCCAACCTCGTCAACGAGTCGGCCCTGACCGCCGTCCGCCGGGGCTCCAAGGTCGTGGAGATGCACGACTTCGAGGACGCCCGCGACCGCGTCCTGATGGGTCAGCGGCGTGAGTCCATGGTGCTGTCGGACCAGGAGAAGGAGATGACCGCCTACCACGAGGCGGGCCACGCCCTGTGCGCGGCGCTCCTCCCCCACGCGGACCCGGTCCACAAGGTCACGATCCTGCCCCGCGGCATGGCGCTCGGCGTCACCCAGCAGCTCCCCGAGGAGGAGAAGCACTCCTACAGCCAGGAGTTCCTCGAGGAGTCGATCATCGTGGCGATGGGCGGGCGCGTCGCCGAGGAGCTGGTGTTCGACCACCGCTCGACCGGCGCCGCCAACGACCTGCAGGTCTCGACCGAGCGGGCCCGGAAGATGGTCACCGAGTTCGGCATGAGCGACGAGATCGGCCCCCGGGCCTGGGGCACCTCCGGCCCCGTGTTCCTGGGCGACGACTTCGGCCACCAGCGCGAGTACTCCGAGGACACGGCCCGGGCGATCGACGCCGAGGTGGAGCGCCTGCTCCGCCAGGGCGAGGACCGCTGCCGCGACCTGCTGACCCGCAACCGCAAGGCGCTCGACCTCATCACCAAGGTCCTCCTCGAGCAGGAGACGATCTCGGGCAGCGAGGTCAACCGCCTCATCCGGGTCGCCAACGGCACCGAGCCGGACCTCCCCGCCCCCACGCCGCCGCCGGCCCAGCCGACCCCGCCCGTGGGCGGCACGCCGGCCCCGGTGCCCCCGCCGGTCCCGCCGCACCTGGCGCCCACGCCGCGGCCGAACGTGCTGCCCACGCAGCCGTTCACCGGCGACGCCGGCGCCTGA
- a CDS encoding CPBP family intramembrane glutamic endopeptidase — translation MSDAPGTSRSWMRPAEQRWGLGEVALGFLLAQALAVVATSIAMGVAGWTESSDIPLWAAAVLQIPLWGGYLTAVQLAGVKGDGVVRDFGLDVRWRDVAPGLAIGVAVQILVLPLLYLPILQLTGYTDDDLSAPARALSDKASGPVGWILLSLIVVVGAPIVEELFFRGLFLRSLQKRGLPDWASIVLCAAVFGAVHFQPLQFPGLFVIGLVLSFMAVRTGRLGLPIMTHVGFNATSVVLLYVNS, via the coding sequence GTGAGCGACGCCCCCGGTACGTCCCGCAGCTGGATGCGGCCGGCCGAGCAGCGCTGGGGCCTCGGTGAGGTGGCGCTCGGCTTCCTGCTCGCCCAGGCCCTGGCGGTGGTGGCCACGTCGATCGCGATGGGCGTGGCGGGGTGGACCGAGAGCTCCGACATCCCGCTGTGGGCCGCCGCCGTCCTGCAGATCCCGTTGTGGGGCGGCTACCTGACGGCGGTCCAGCTCGCCGGGGTCAAGGGCGACGGCGTCGTCCGGGACTTCGGCCTCGACGTCCGCTGGCGCGACGTCGCACCGGGCCTCGCCATCGGCGTGGCGGTGCAGATCCTCGTCCTGCCGCTGCTCTACCTGCCGATCCTGCAGCTCACGGGCTACACCGACGACGACCTGTCGGCGCCGGCCCGGGCCCTGTCGGACAAGGCCAGCGGTCCGGTGGGCTGGATCCTGCTGTCGCTGATCGTCGTCGTCGGCGCCCCGATCGTCGAGGAGCTGTTCTTCCGCGGCCTGTTCCTGCGCTCGCTGCAGAAGCGGGGCCTGCCCGACTGGGCGTCGATCGTCCTGTGCGCCGCCGTCTTCGGCGCCGTGCACTTCCAGCCCCTGCAGTTCCCGGGGCTGTTCGTGATCGGGCTGGTCCTGTCCTTCATGGCCGTCCGGACCGGCCGGCTCGGGCTCCCGATCATGACCCACGTCGGGTTCAACGCGACCAGCGTGGTGCTGCTCTACGTGAACAGCTGA